In Deltaproteobacteria bacterium, the following are encoded in one genomic region:
- the rplK gene encoding 50S ribosomal protein L11 translates to MAKKVMAQIKLQVEAGKANPSPPIGPALGQHGVNIMDFCKAFNARTANEDGMIIPVVITVFQDRTFKFITKTPPAAVLLKKAAKVAKGAGDPKRDRVGKVTRTQVEEIAKLKMVDLNANDLDAACKIIAGTARSMGIDVER, encoded by the coding sequence ATGGCTAAAAAGGTAATGGCTCAGATTAAACTTCAGGTTGAAGCCGGCAAGGCCAACCCGTCCCCACCCATCGGACCGGCTCTGGGACAGCACGGTGTCAATATAATGGATTTCTGCAAGGCGTTCAATGCGAGAACGGCCAATGAGGACGGAATGATCATACCGGTGGTGATTACCGTATTTCAGGACAGAACCTTCAAATTTATCACCAAGACGCCGCCGGCAGCCGTCCTCCTCAAAAAGGCGGCCAAGGTCGCCAAGGGTGCCGGTGACCCCAAACGCGACCGTGTGGGAAAAGTGACGCGGACCCAGGTAGAGGAGATCGCCAAGCTGAAAATGGTCGACTTGAACGCCAACGATCTGGATGCGGCCTGCAAGATCATTGCCGGCACCGCCAGAAGCATGGGGATAGACGTCGAACGATAA
- the rplA gene encoding 50S ribosomal protein L1 has translation MPKRGKKYLEVIKRLGQEKQSVSDAVQVAIDSSFAKFDETVDVAVRLGVDPRHADQMVRGSVVLPNGIGKEVKVLVFAKGEKESEAQEAGADFVGNDELIEKIKGGWFGFDKTVATPDIMGSVGKIGKLLGPRGLMPNAKTGTVTFDVARAVNELKAGKIDFRVEKAGIVHAPMGKVSFGAEKIMQNVAAFLDTIMRLKPTSSKGTYLKTMAISTTMGPGIKIDTSSIKDLAK, from the coding sequence ATGCCGAAGCGTGGTAAAAAATACCTAGAGGTCATTAAGCGTCTAGGGCAGGAAAAACAAAGCGTCAGCGACGCGGTCCAGGTGGCAATCGATTCGTCTTTTGCCAAGTTCGACGAAACCGTGGATGTGGCGGTTCGTCTCGGTGTCGATCCCAGGCACGCAGACCAGATGGTCCGGGGGTCGGTTGTGTTGCCGAATGGCATTGGAAAGGAAGTCAAAGTTCTGGTGTTCGCCAAAGGCGAAAAGGAATCGGAGGCCCAGGAAGCCGGTGCCGACTTCGTGGGCAACGACGAACTGATCGAAAAGATCAAGGGTGGCTGGTTCGGTTTCGACAAGACCGTGGCGACCCCCGACATCATGGGTTCCGTGGGAAAGATCGGCAAGCTTCTCGGTCCGCGCGGGCTGATGCCCAACGCTAAAACGGGCACGGTCACCTTCGACGTGGCCCGGGCCGTCAACGAACTCAAAGCGGGCAAAATAGATTTCCGTGTCGAAAAAGCGGGCATCGTGCACGCGCCCATGGGCAAGGTGAGCTTCGGCGCCGAGAAAATTATGCAGAATGTGGCCGCCTTCCTGGACACCATCATGCGCCTGAAACCGACATCCAGCAAAGGCACCTACCTGAAAACAATGGCAATTTCCACGACGATGGGCCCCGGGATCAAAATCGACACATCTTCGATAAAGGACCTCGCCAAATAG
- the rplJ gene encoding 50S ribosomal protein L10, which produces MNLEDKKRIAADLRERFEKSKIIIVTDYKGLNVTSINALRRKLREAEVEFKVVKNSLLIRAAEETDVDLIKAHFKGPSAVAISYEDPVAPAKVLTEFAVEFKALEIKGGVMGDKVLDLSAIKALADLPSREVLLGQVLSAMNGVPTALVRALNDNVAKLMNVLTAIKDQKEAA; this is translated from the coding sequence TTGAATTTAGAAGACAAAAAAAGAATTGCCGCGGATCTGCGGGAACGGTTCGAAAAGTCCAAGATCATCATCGTGACGGACTACAAGGGCCTCAACGTGACCAGCATCAACGCATTGCGGCGCAAATTGCGCGAGGCGGAAGTCGAGTTCAAGGTGGTCAAGAATTCTCTGCTCATCAGGGCCGCCGAGGAAACGGATGTGGATTTGATCAAAGCGCATTTCAAGGGACCCAGTGCGGTCGCCATCAGCTACGAAGACCCCGTGGCTCCAGCCAAGGTGCTGACGGAGTTCGCGGTTGAATTCAAGGCGCTGGAGATCAAAGGCGGTGTCATGGGGGACAAGGTGCTCGACCTGAGCGCCATAAAGGCCCTCGCGGACCTACCGTCCCGCGAAGTGTTGCTTGGGCAGGTTTTGTCCGCCATGAACGGTGTTCCCACCGCTCTGGTGCGCGCGTTGAACGACAACGTCGCCAAGCTCATGAATGTCCTGACGGCAATCAAAGACCAGAAAGAAGCTGCTTAA
- the rplL gene encoding 50S ribosomal protein L7/L12 → MAEITKEDVIEFIANMSVLDLSELVKELEEKFGVSAAAPVAMMAAAPGDAGAGAAAEEKTEFDVILTSPGDKKIQVIKEVRAITGLGLKDAKALVDEAPKPIKEGIAKEEAEKVAAQLEEAGAQVELK, encoded by the coding sequence ATGGCCGAGATTACGAAAGAAGATGTCATTGAATTTATTGCTAACATGTCTGTGCTGGATCTCTCCGAACTCGTCAAGGAGTTGGAAGAGAAATTCGGTGTTTCCGCGGCGGCTCCGGTCGCCATGATGGCGGCCGCTCCGGGCGACGCCGGTGCCGGTGCAGCGGCGGAAGAGAAGACCGAGTTCGATGTGATCCTGACCTCTCCGGGCGACAAGAAGATCCAGGTGATCAAGGAAGTTCGGGCCATCACCGGCCTTGGCCTTAAAGACGCCAAGGCGCTCGTCGACGAAGCCCCCAAACCGATAAAAGAGGGCATCGCCAAAGAGGAAGCAGAAAAGGTTGCCGCGCAGCTCGAGGAAGCAGGCGCTCAGGTCGAGTTGAAATAA
- the rpoB gene encoding DNA-directed RNA polymerase subunit beta, with the protein MSKRPSAVKRIRKNFGKIRKIVEIPDLIGMQRESFTRFLQMDVPPENRQEVGLQAVFKSVFPIKDFTGSASLEFVSYRFAEIKHSEEECVQRGMTYELPVRITVRLVVYEIDKETGVSNIRDIKEQEIYFGTIPLMTEKGTFIINGTERVVVSQLHRSSGVFFDHDKGKTHSSGKIVYSSRIIPVRGSWIDMEIDPKDIVYIRIDRRRKFPITILFKSFGYSTEDILAYFYRMDRIVVKGGQAFKVFDPELLKGQRASMDVKDPETGEVAVKKGRMFTKRALKQLSAGSLELIPVGAEELEDRVSARTIVDPESGDVIVPANGIVGEEVFERLQAAGIGAFDLLHIDGVFSSDSIHKTLILDKVEKKEEALVEIYRRLRPGNPATPDVAQDFVDHLFFKSSYYDLSSVGRLKLNLRLGVDTPVQLRTLRREDILLTAKTLLLLRDTQGVVDDIDHLGNRRVRAVGELLENQYRIGLVRMERAIKERMSLQEVDALMPHDLVNPKPVSAVVKEFFGTSQLSQFMDQTNPLSETTHKRRLSALGPGGLTRERAGFEVRDVHPSHYGRICPIETPEGPNIGLIVSLSTYARVNDYGFIETPYRVVENARVSKDVKFLSAFEEKDHPIAQANAPIDEEGEYLNQLVTSRVEGEFMMVDREKIELMDISPNQLVSVSASLIPFLENDDANRALMGSNMQRQAVPLITSDAPLVGTGIEGVVARDSGVTIVAHRDGEVVDVDASRIVLRHEQTDGEFEKPVTIYNLSKFIRSNQNTCFNHRPTVRKGQMVKAGEIIADGPATDKGELALGKNVTVAFMPWGGYNFEDSILVSERLVRDGIYTSVHIEEFEVVSRDTKLGKEEITRDIPNVGEEALRNLDESGIIRLGAEVTQGDILVGKITPKGETQLSPEEKLLRAIFGEKAGDVKDTSLRVPPGVDGTVIDAKVFSRRGTEKDERTQEIENLEISSMEKDRDDKLAVTKQIILERLEKVLIGQTLTAPLKKNKKVLIPKGKKIDKDMLDAVSIAQIEGMVLSDEALTEAVHDLLEVYRSECDRVRAEFEQTIARYEKGDELPPGVIKMVKVYVAMKRKLSVGDKMAGRHGNKGVVSRILPVEDMPYFEDGNPVDMVLNPLGVPSRMNVGQILEIHLGRAAKGLGDQLNRMLEEQKLDDIRDKMKRIFQNAADLEVIESLDDEELLEFADNYRNGVHMATPVFDGAKEDEIKALLTEAGLSATAQTSLYDGHTGEAFKEKITVGTMYMLKLHHLVDDKIHARSIGPYSLVTQQPLGGKAQFGGQRLGEMEVWAMEAYGAAHALQEFLTVKSDDMAGRTRMYEKIVKGQNVLEPGIPESFKVLTKELQSLGLDVNLIEE; encoded by the coding sequence ATGTCGAAAAGACCTTCGGCTGTCAAGCGTATCAGGAAAAATTTTGGCAAGATTCGTAAGATCGTGGAAATTCCCGACCTCATCGGTATGCAGCGAGAGTCGTTCACCCGTTTTCTACAGATGGATGTCCCGCCGGAAAACCGGCAGGAGGTCGGGTTGCAGGCGGTATTCAAATCCGTGTTCCCCATCAAGGATTTCACAGGCAGCGCTTCGCTGGAGTTCGTTTCTTATCGATTTGCCGAAATCAAGCACAGTGAGGAAGAGTGCGTCCAGCGGGGGATGACGTACGAACTTCCGGTCCGCATTACGGTGCGTCTCGTGGTATACGAGATCGACAAGGAAACGGGCGTATCCAACATACGCGACATCAAGGAGCAGGAAATCTATTTCGGCACCATTCCCCTGATGACGGAAAAGGGCACCTTCATCATCAACGGTACCGAGCGTGTCGTCGTCAGCCAGCTGCACCGGTCTTCCGGCGTTTTTTTCGACCACGACAAAGGCAAGACCCATTCCAGCGGCAAAATCGTCTACAGCTCCAGGATCATTCCGGTCAGAGGATCCTGGATCGACATGGAGATCGACCCCAAGGACATCGTCTACATCCGCATCGACCGGCGGCGGAAGTTTCCCATAACGATATTGTTCAAGTCGTTCGGCTACTCGACCGAGGACATCCTTGCATACTTTTACCGGATGGACAGGATCGTCGTCAAGGGCGGTCAGGCTTTCAAGGTATTTGATCCCGAACTCCTCAAGGGGCAGCGGGCCAGCATGGACGTCAAGGATCCGGAAACGGGCGAGGTCGCAGTAAAAAAGGGCCGCATGTTTACCAAACGCGCCCTCAAACAGCTGAGTGCCGGCTCGCTGGAGTTGATCCCGGTTGGGGCCGAAGAACTGGAAGACAGGGTTTCCGCCCGCACCATCGTGGACCCCGAGAGCGGTGACGTAATCGTACCCGCCAACGGCATCGTCGGTGAGGAGGTATTTGAACGCCTCCAGGCTGCGGGCATCGGCGCTTTCGACCTTTTGCACATCGACGGTGTGTTCAGCAGCGATTCCATCCATAAGACCCTGATCCTGGACAAGGTCGAAAAGAAGGAAGAAGCCCTGGTTGAGATTTACCGGCGCCTCAGGCCCGGCAACCCGGCCACCCCCGACGTGGCCCAGGATTTTGTGGACCATCTCTTTTTCAAGTCCTCCTACTACGATCTTTCCAGTGTGGGCAGGCTGAAGCTCAACCTGAGGCTGGGCGTGGACACGCCGGTTCAGCTGCGGACATTGAGAAGGGAGGACATCCTCCTGACGGCCAAGACACTGCTGCTCCTCAGGGACACCCAGGGGGTCGTGGATGACATCGACCACCTCGGCAACCGCCGCGTCCGGGCCGTGGGAGAACTTCTGGAAAACCAGTACCGCATCGGATTGGTGCGGATGGAGCGTGCCATCAAGGAGCGTATGAGCCTGCAGGAGGTCGATGCCCTGATGCCGCACGACCTGGTCAACCCGAAGCCCGTGTCGGCCGTGGTCAAGGAATTTTTCGGCACCAGCCAGCTGAGCCAGTTCATGGATCAGACCAACCCCCTGTCGGAGACCACCCACAAGCGGCGACTGAGCGCCCTGGGACCCGGCGGCCTCACACGCGAACGGGCCGGGTTCGAGGTGCGGGACGTACATCCCTCCCACTACGGCAGAATCTGTCCCATCGAAACGCCGGAAGGGCCGAACATCGGTCTCATCGTCTCGCTGAGCACGTATGCCAGGGTAAACGATTACGGCTTCATCGAAACCCCGTACAGGGTGGTGGAGAATGCCAGGGTATCCAAGGACGTCAAATTCTTGAGCGCCTTCGAGGAGAAGGATCACCCGATCGCCCAGGCCAATGCCCCCATCGATGAAGAAGGGGAATACCTCAATCAACTGGTTACCTCCCGTGTGGAGGGCGAGTTCATGATGGTGGATCGGGAAAAGATCGAGCTGATGGACATTTCGCCCAATCAGCTGGTGAGTGTGAGCGCTTCGCTGATACCGTTTTTGGAAAACGACGACGCCAACAGGGCGTTGATGGGCTCCAACATGCAGCGGCAGGCGGTGCCGCTGATTACCAGCGACGCCCCCCTGGTGGGGACCGGCATCGAAGGCGTGGTGGCCAGGGACTCCGGGGTCACCATTGTGGCTCACCGCGACGGCGAGGTGGTGGACGTGGATGCCTCGCGCATTGTCCTGCGCCACGAGCAGACGGACGGTGAGTTCGAAAAGCCCGTCACCATTTACAACCTTTCCAAATTCATCCGTTCCAACCAGAACACCTGTTTCAACCACAGACCCACTGTCAGGAAGGGGCAGATGGTCAAGGCCGGTGAAATCATCGCCGACGGGCCCGCCACGGACAAGGGGGAACTGGCGCTGGGAAAAAATGTCACCGTGGCATTCATGCCCTGGGGCGGGTACAACTTCGAAGACTCCATTCTGGTGAGCGAACGTCTGGTGCGCGACGGCATATACACCTCCGTGCACATCGAAGAGTTCGAGGTCGTGTCCAGGGACACGAAGCTCGGCAAGGAGGAGATCACCCGCGACATCCCCAACGTCGGAGAGGAAGCGCTCAGGAACCTCGACGAGAGCGGCATCATTCGTCTGGGCGCCGAGGTCACCCAGGGCGACATTCTGGTGGGTAAAATTACGCCCAAGGGAGAGACCCAGCTTTCACCCGAAGAGAAACTGCTGCGCGCCATTTTCGGTGAAAAGGCCGGCGATGTGAAAGACACCTCGCTGAGGGTGCCGCCGGGTGTGGACGGGACGGTAATCGACGCCAAGGTTTTTTCGCGCCGGGGAACGGAAAAGGATGAGCGCACCCAGGAAATAGAGAACCTGGAAATTTCTTCCATGGAAAAGGATCGCGACGACAAGTTGGCCGTCACGAAGCAGATCATTCTCGAGCGCCTCGAAAAGGTCCTGATCGGACAGACCCTGACCGCGCCGTTGAAAAAAAACAAGAAGGTTCTTATCCCCAAGGGAAAGAAAATCGACAAGGACATGCTGGATGCCGTTTCCATCGCCCAGATCGAGGGGATGGTGCTGAGCGACGAAGCCCTTACGGAAGCGGTTCACGATCTTCTGGAGGTGTACCGCAGCGAGTGCGACAGGGTCAGGGCGGAGTTCGAGCAGACCATTGCCCGTTATGAAAAGGGGGATGAACTGCCTCCCGGCGTCATCAAGATGGTCAAGGTGTACGTGGCCATGAAACGCAAGCTTTCCGTAGGCGATAAAATGGCCGGGCGCCACGGCAACAAGGGCGTGGTTTCCAGGATACTTCCCGTGGAGGACATGCCCTATTTCGAGGACGGCAACCCGGTGGACATGGTGCTCAACCCGCTGGGCGTTCCCTCGCGTATGAACGTGGGCCAGATCCTGGAGATTCACCTCGGCAGAGCCGCCAAGGGCCTGGGGGATCAGTTGAACCGCATGCTTGAGGAACAAAAGCTCGACGACATTCGCGACAAGATGAAGCGCATATTCCAGAACGCCGCCGATTTGGAGGTCATCGAGAGCCTCGACGACGAGGAGCTTTTGGAATTCGCCGACAATTACCGCAACGGCGTGCACATGGCCACACCCGTGTTCGATGGGGCCAAGGAGGACGAGATCAAGGCCCTTCTCACGGAGGCCGGACTTTCGGCGACCGCCCAGACATCCTTGTACGACGGCCACACGGGCGAGGCTTTCAAAGAGAAGATCACCGTGGGCACCATGTACATGCTCAAACTGCATCATCTGGTCGACGACAAGATCCATGCACGCTCCATCGGCCCCTATTCGCTGGTGACGCAGCAGCCCCTGGGCGGAAAGGCCCAGTTCGGCGGCCAGCGCCTCGGTGAAATGGAGGTGTGGGCGATGGAAGCGTACGGTGCGGCCCACGCGCTGCAGGAGTTTCTGACCGTCAAATCGGACGACATGGCCGGCAGGACCCGCATGTACGAGAAGATCGTCAAGGGGCAGAACGTCCTCGAACCGGGCATACCCGAGTCCTTCAAGGTTCTGACCAAGGAGCTGCAGAGCCTGGGCCTGGATGTGAACCTGATAGAAGAATAA